A portion of the Oxynema aestuarii AP17 genome contains these proteins:
- a CDS encoding IS607 family transposase: MVAKKSSNGLSTSGTIIITEEGKKKTERMACIYARVSSAENKDHLERQAERLKDYAIARGYQIYKVVKEIGSGLNDNRPKLAKVLTDSHYDILIVEHKDRLARFGTNHLEIRLKERGKTVEIVNHSEDRQDELMEDLITIITSFCSRLYG, translated from the coding sequence ATGGTGGCAAAAAAGTCATCTAACGGGCTATCAACTTCGGGAACAATTATCATTACCGAAGAAGGGAAGAAGAAAACCGAGAGAATGGCCTGTATTTATGCCAGAGTCTCTAGTGCAGAAAATAAAGATCACCTTGAGCGACAAGCGGAACGGTTAAAAGATTATGCTATTGCCAGAGGCTATCAAATTTATAAAGTCGTCAAAGAAATTGGCAGTGGTTTAAATGATAATCGTCCAAAATTGGCTAAGGTTTTAACCGATTCCCATTACGATATATTGATAGTGGAGCATAAAGACCGTTTGGCGAGGTTTGGGACAAATCACCTTGAGATCCGGTTAAAAGAGAGGGGAAAAACCGTTGAGATTGTTAATCATAGCGAGGATCGACAAGATGAATTGATGGAAGATTTAATTACTATCATTACTTCATTCTGTTCTCGTCTTTATGGATGA
- a CDS encoding 4-hydroxybenzoate solanesyltransferase: MLSLHPHETEPTWSKIVRLLRWDKPAGRLILMVPALWAVFLAAEGTPPLPLVGVIILGTLATSATGCVVNDLWDRDIDPQVERTRTRPLASRALSVKTGIVVAVIGLICAAILAFYLNPLSFALCVAAVPLIIGYPLAKRVFPVPQLVLSLAWGFAVLISWSAVTADLSRPTWILWGATVLWTLGFDTVYAMSDREDDRQVGINSSALFFGDRAPEAVGIFFLGTSACLASLGMILNLYFSFWIALAVAVFFWSWHYYQLRFHEDSRPYSAIFGQNVWIGFIVLLGLISGSLF, translated from the coding sequence ATGCTGAGTTTACATCCTCACGAAACCGAACCCACTTGGTCTAAAATCGTGCGACTTTTACGGTGGGACAAACCCGCCGGACGCCTTATTTTAATGGTTCCCGCCCTTTGGGCCGTCTTTTTAGCCGCCGAAGGAACCCCCCCGCTTCCCCTCGTCGGCGTGATTATTTTAGGAACCCTCGCCACCAGCGCCACCGGATGCGTCGTCAATGACTTGTGGGACCGCGACATCGACCCCCAAGTCGAACGCACTCGAACCCGTCCCCTCGCCTCGCGCGCTTTATCGGTCAAAACCGGGATCGTCGTCGCCGTTATCGGCTTAATTTGCGCCGCAATTTTGGCGTTTTATCTCAATCCCCTCAGTTTTGCCCTCTGTGTCGCCGCCGTTCCCCTGATTATTGGCTATCCTCTCGCTAAACGGGTGTTTCCCGTTCCCCAACTCGTTCTCTCTCTCGCTTGGGGATTTGCAGTGTTGATTAGTTGGAGTGCGGTTACCGCCGATTTGAGCCGTCCCACCTGGATTTTATGGGGCGCAACCGTGTTGTGGACCCTCGGTTTCGATACCGTTTATGCGATGAGCGATCGCGAAGACGACCGCCAAGTTGGCATTAATTCTAGCGCTCTATTTTTCGGCGATCGCGCCCCGGAAGCCGTCGGCATCTTTTTTCTCGGAACCAGCGCCTGTCTGGCGAGTTTGGGCATGATTTTAAATCTCTATTTTTCCTTTTGGATTGCCCTCGCTGTTGCCGTCTTTTTCTGGAGTTGGCATTACTATCAACTCCGCTTTCACGAAGACTCTCGACCCTATAGCGCCATTTTCGGTCAAAATGTTTGGATCGGCTTTATCGTCCTTTTGGGTCTAATTTCCGGCAGTCTATTTTAG
- a CDS encoding FHA domain-containing protein, with amino-acid sequence MNSQSSSTQWQLILAWTELGQRRTETISETQASKSPGLVRLGRDPQQCDFVFAEEADSQSISRLHVEIFFKSDWQRFYLRNLKPKNPAIVDGGRLIEGEIALNAGNIIYLGQKKIEVVEIAKVRGDRPPETVLLSQNPPPSGQPEELHQPVLFSPPESSHLKCPNCGKILPADMRNSACTTCGHFLVDAVSIVTNDPIE; translated from the coding sequence ATGAATTCTCAATCGTCATCAACTCAATGGCAATTAATCCTAGCTTGGACTGAATTAGGACAACGAAGAACTGAAACCATTAGCGAAACCCAAGCGAGTAAGAGTCCCGGACTGGTTCGCCTCGGTCGCGACCCCCAACAATGCGATTTTGTATTTGCTGAAGAAGCAGACAGTCAAAGTATTTCGCGCCTCCATGTCGAAATCTTTTTTAAATCCGACTGGCAGCGCTTTTATTTACGCAATCTCAAACCGAAGAATCCCGCGATCGTCGATGGCGGTCGTTTAATTGAAGGGGAAATTGCCTTAAATGCCGGAAATATTATTTATTTAGGACAGAAGAAAATAGAAGTAGTTGAAATTGCCAAAGTTCGAGGCGATCGCCCTCCCGAAACCGTCTTACTGTCTCAAAATCCTCCTCCTTCTGGACAACCCGAAGAACTCCATCAGCCCGTTTTATTCTCTCCCCCAGAATCGAGCCATTTAAAATGTCCGAACTGTGGTAAAATATTGCCTGCCGATATGCGAAACTCAGCCTGTACCACCTGCGGCCATTTTCTCGTAGATGCCGTCAGTATCGTCACGAACGATCCGATCGAATAA
- a CDS encoding FHA domain-containing protein has translation MNSEFGQIQLQWTDPKTGQVRSPYLNPPIAFGRVFSEMPAEINGRRVSRIVLDGDRVSRYHATIAVEHNHLVIVDRLSRNGTFINGNPCDRLMLSHGDRLQIGPFEITVSFKNNSPTVVLFHPQTGLPDPAPSPTPTSSNFPPAEFIKAELVSLKFLQKTGNFNPETDEFFYAAVGAGIGSYIFVDYLRICGVRSRHIVAIGNQPKPYGKYQQLCLNSQIPLHERLRSNSDACPDNLWGWPGYALREAWRDLRQGKGDRALRYLWQVFAEPNFAETYTPRAVDLFRSIDREAKRIGWDEIYRYGSVRAIRKTTDGRYAIAYSLGGGHYGYLVAQNVQIATGYPAIRFLEHLQAYRDRTGDLTAVVNAYEDHETIYEKLAQNGGTAIVEGRGIVASRIIQRLWEVRQTSGANLQIVHLMRSPVADGHQFGWSRRPVKHHCELQPFNWPKACWGGDLREMLEKANPKERLALLQTWGGTTTADRQDWQQIIETGLRQGWYEMTFATVSEVRQKPDRRLHVTLQTAQGDRELDANFIIDATGLEADLSSSPFLNDLVTRYQLPRLDNGRLAVSNDFEISPMYNNPGRMYAAGAITLGGPYAAVDSFLGLQYAALRTIHSLRSCEAPQIKALSGWRSLSQWLKWAVGRSPG, from the coding sequence ATGAATTCCGAATTTGGTCAAATCCAATTACAGTGGACCGATCCGAAAACCGGACAGGTTCGATCGCCCTATTTAAACCCACCGATCGCCTTCGGACGAGTGTTTAGCGAAATGCCCGCCGAAATCAACGGTCGGCGCGTTTCTCGCATCGTTCTCGACGGCGATCGCGTCTCCCGTTACCACGCGACAATCGCCGTCGAACATAACCATTTAGTCATCGTCGATCGCCTCAGTCGCAACGGCACTTTTATCAACGGCAATCCCTGCGATCGCCTCATGCTTTCCCACGGCGATCGTCTCCAAATAGGCCCTTTTGAAATCACTGTTTCTTTTAAAAACAATAGCCCGACCGTCGTCCTCTTTCATCCCCAAACAGGCTTACCCGATCCCGCCCCTTCTCCAACTCCAACCTCCTCTAACTTTCCCCCCGCCGAATTTATCAAAGCCGAATTGGTTTCCTTAAAATTCCTCCAAAAAACGGGCAATTTCAATCCAGAAACCGATGAATTTTTTTATGCAGCCGTCGGCGCCGGAATCGGTAGTTATATCTTCGTCGATTATCTAAGAATTTGTGGCGTCAGAAGTCGCCATATTGTCGCCATCGGGAACCAGCCCAAACCTTACGGAAAATATCAACAACTCTGTCTCAATTCTCAAATTCCCTTACACGAACGCCTGCGATCGAATTCCGATGCTTGTCCCGATAACCTTTGGGGATGGCCCGGTTACGCCTTACGAGAAGCATGGCGCGACCTTCGCCAAGGAAAAGGCGATCGCGCCCTTCGCTATTTGTGGCAGGTCTTCGCCGAACCCAATTTCGCCGAAACCTATACCCCGCGCGCCGTTGACCTATTCCGTTCCATCGATCGCGAAGCCAAGCGGATCGGCTGGGACGAGATTTATCGTTATGGAAGCGTGCGCGCCATTCGCAAAACCACCGACGGACGTTATGCGATCGCCTACTCCCTCGGCGGCGGTCACTACGGCTATCTCGTCGCCCAAAACGTCCAGATCGCCACGGGTTACCCCGCCATCCGCTTTCTCGAACACCTGCAAGCCTACCGCGATCGGACCGGAGATCTCACCGCCGTCGTCAACGCCTACGAAGACCACGAAACAATTTACGAAAAACTTGCACAAAATGGCGGGACGGCGATCGTCGAAGGACGTGGAATCGTCGCCTCGCGCATCATTCAGCGTCTCTGGGAAGTCCGCCAAACCTCCGGGGCAAATTTGCAGATCGTCCATTTAATGCGATCGCCCGTCGCCGACGGTCATCAATTCGGTTGGTCCCGCCGTCCGGTGAAACATCACTGCGAACTGCAACCCTTCAACTGGCCCAAAGCCTGCTGGGGCGGCGACTTGCGCGAAATGTTAGAAAAAGCCAACCCTAAAGAACGCCTCGCCTTGCTACAAACTTGGGGCGGAACCACCACCGCCGACCGCCAAGATTGGCAGCAGATTATCGAAACTGGATTGCGCCAGGGCTGGTATGAAATGACCTTCGCTACCGTCAGCGAAGTCCGACAAAAACCCGATCGCCGTCTCCACGTCACCCTACAAACCGCCCAGGGCGATCGCGAACTTGACGCAAACTTCATCATCGACGCCACCGGACTCGAAGCGGACCTCAGCAGCAGTCCTTTCCTCAACGATTTAGTGACTCGCTACCAACTCCCCCGCCTCGATAATGGCAGACTCGCCGTGTCGAACGACTTTGAAATCAGTCCGATGTATAACAATCCCGGTCGGATGTATGCCGCAGGCGCCATTACCCTCGGCGGGCCCTATGCGGCGGTCGATAGTTTCCTCGGTTTACAATATGCTGCCCTGCGGACCATCCACAGCCTGCGATCGTGCGAAGCCCCGCAAATCAAGGCTTTAAGCGGCTGGCGGTCTCTCAGTCAATGGTTGAAATGGGCCGTGGGGCGATCGCCCGGTTAA
- a CDS encoding GIY-YIG nuclease family protein: MTTQTNIPTLASLDYLPYLNEGGLFDEDFTKKVGVYAIFDEAKTLQFIGYSRDISLSLKQHFVRQCDRCYWFKVETIDRPSRSILEQIRDAWIAENGSVPPGNGEDEAKWTQAIDVKTMMTEEERESYEKLSGDELSQIKCLKKIARRVEAELLEKLQARGLSEKLRFNPKQKETGLLDLK, encoded by the coding sequence ATGACAACGCAAACAAATATTCCTACCCTCGCCAGTCTCGATTATCTTCCCTATTTGAACGAAGGGGGACTATTCGACGAGGATTTCACTAAAAAAGTTGGAGTTTACGCTATCTTTGACGAAGCAAAAACTCTACAGTTTATCGGTTATTCCCGCGATATTTCTCTGAGTTTAAAACAGCATTTCGTCCGGCAGTGCGATCGCTGTTATTGGTTTAAAGTCGAAACGATCGATCGCCCCAGTCGCAGCATTCTCGAACAAATTCGCGATGCGTGGATTGCCGAAAATGGTTCCGTTCCGCCGGGAAATGGCGAAGACGAGGCAAAGTGGACTCAGGCGATCGATGTTAAAACAATGATGACCGAGGAAGAACGAGAAAGTTACGAAAAACTATCCGGGGATGAGCTGTCTCAAATTAAATGTTTGAAAAAGATCGCCCGACGAGTGGAAGCCGAACTTTTAGAGAAATTACAAGCAAGAGGATTGAGCGAAAAATTGCGTTTTAATCCGAAGCAAAAAGAAACGGGATTACTCGATCTCAAATAG
- a CDS encoding HepT-like ribonuclease domain-containing protein, whose protein sequence is MPPRDLHYLYDMLVSAKIAESYLSQHSWSHFLEDIQLQDAAIRRLEIIGEAERRLSEGTRISLSKIPLILMRNQIVKEYDKIDLEVVWNTVQNDLPKLIAEIEKVMPEEKLQEVM, encoded by the coding sequence ATGCCACCGCGAGACTTACATTACTTGTACGATATGTTAGTGTCGGCCAAAATTGCAGAAAGTTATTTATCGCAACATTCTTGGAGTCACTTTTTAGAAGATATCCAACTGCAAGATGCTGCGATCCGACGCTTGGAAATCATCGGAGAAGCCGAACGCCGACTATCTGAAGGAACGAGAATCTCTTTATCTAAGATTCCGTTAATTTTAATGAGAAATCAGATTGTCAAAGAATACGACAAGATCGATTTAGAGGTGGTTTGGAATACCGTGCAGAATGACTTACCTAAATTGATTGCAGAAATTGAAAAAGTGATGCCCGAGGAAAAACTGCAAGAAGTGATGTAA
- a CDS encoding YqaE/Pmp3 family membrane protein: protein MDLVRILCAIFLPPLGVFLQVGLGKHFWINLLLTIFGFYILGIVHAVWIIAKVD from the coding sequence ATGGATTTGGTCAGAATTTTATGTGCGATTTTTTTACCGCCCCTGGGCGTTTTCTTGCAAGTGGGATTGGGGAAGCATTTTTGGATTAACTTGCTGCTGACAATTTTTGGGTTCTATATCCTCGGGATCGTTCACGCGGTCTGGATTATTGCCAAAGTCGATTGA
- a CDS encoding DUF2973 domain-containing protein: MLHLLYILAFTILAFLAVGNLIRSLVTLSSESSRTYPPKQWNQQAPTSPVARSQGRPTPHPELLDASGQVVSEPLMVMKSMSVDDVRERLDALYDSSPGKAGERRDDV; encoded by the coding sequence ATGTTGCACCTGCTTTATATTCTTGCGTTTACGATCTTGGCTTTTCTGGCGGTGGGAAATTTAATTCGCTCTTTAGTGACCCTCAGTAGCGAATCGAGCCGTACTTATCCTCCCAAACAATGGAACCAGCAAGCGCCAACCTCTCCCGTAGCCCGTTCTCAGGGACGTCCGACGCCCCATCCGGAACTACTCGATGCGTCGGGTCAGGTGGTCAGCGAACCGTTGATGGTGATGAAGTCGATGAGTGTGGACGACGTGCGCGAACGGCTTGACGCCCTTTACGATTCCTCTCCGGGGAAAGCGGGGGAAAGACGGGACGACGTTTGA
- a CDS encoding DUF2605 domain-containing protein has protein sequence MLNPNLPEPDLLKSVLEPLLEDFQYWFGRSRKLLETEKIGFLGDRAQADLLSRVERAQQEVSTAQMLFKATDGKAGVEMEVLMPWHRLLTECWQVAMRFRMENSTRQSADG, from the coding sequence ATGCTGAATCCCAATCTACCCGAACCGGATTTGCTTAAAAGCGTACTCGAACCGTTGTTAGAAGATTTCCAATATTGGTTTGGGCGATCGCGCAAGCTCTTAGAAACTGAAAAAATTGGCTTTCTCGGCGATCGGGCGCAAGCAGATTTACTGTCCCGGGTAGAACGCGCCCAGCAAGAAGTCAGTACGGCTCAGATGCTATTTAAAGCCACCGACGGCAAAGCGGGTGTAGAGATGGAAGTGTTAATGCCGTGGCACCGATTGTTGACTGAATGCTGGCAAGTGGCGATGCGGTTTCGTATGGAAAATTCCACCCGTCAGTCTGCTGACGGCTAA
- the thrS gene encoding threonine--tRNA ligase: MPSSSPPPEENPAKIDLPKTEDSDRLKRIRHTTSHVMAMAVQKLFPKAQVTIGPWIDYGFYYDFDHPEPFTEQDLKAIKKEMVKLINKKLPVIREEVSREEARRRIEAIQEPYKLEILADIKQEPITIYHLGEDWWDLCAGPHVENTAELHPKAIDLENVAGAYWRGDANKQQLQRIYGTAWETPEQLQEYKRRKQEALKRDHRRLGKELGLFIFSDAVGPGLPLWTGKGTIVRSLLENFLKEEQLKRGYQGVVTPHIARVDLFKRSGHWQNYREDMFPMMAEDEQAAAAEQGFVLKPMNCPFHIQIYQSELHSYRDLPIRLAEFGTVYRYEQSGELGGLTRVRGFTQDDSHLFVTPEQLESEFLNVVDLILSVFNSLHLQNFKARLSTRDPESDKYIGADEAWEKAENAIRHALQAQGMDYFEAPGEAAFYGPKLDFIFRDALEREWQLGTVQVDYNLPERFELEYVAEDGTRRRPVMIHRAPFGSLERLIGILIEEYAGDFPLWLAPVQVRLLPVSDQFLGYAEQVVARMRQRGIRAEVDTSGERLGKSIRNAEKQKVPVMAIVGAKEVESESLSIRTRASGELGSMSAKDVIEKVEGAIADRTNF; encoded by the coding sequence ATGCCTAGTTCGTCTCCGCCTCCCGAGGAAAACCCCGCCAAAATCGATCTTCCGAAAACGGAAGACTCCGATCGCTTGAAACGGATTCGCCATACCACCTCCCACGTCATGGCCATGGCCGTTCAGAAGCTCTTTCCCAAAGCTCAAGTCACGATCGGCCCGTGGATTGACTACGGCTTTTACTACGACTTCGACCATCCCGAACCGTTTACGGAACAAGACCTCAAAGCCATCAAAAAAGAGATGGTCAAACTGATTAACAAAAAGCTCCCCGTGATTCGGGAAGAAGTCAGCCGCGAAGAAGCCCGACGGCGCATCGAAGCCATCCAAGAACCGTACAAACTCGAAATTCTCGCCGATATCAAACAAGAACCGATTACCATCTATCACCTCGGCGAGGATTGGTGGGACTTGTGCGCCGGGCCTCACGTCGAAAATACCGCCGAACTCCACCCCAAGGCGATCGACCTCGAAAACGTTGCCGGAGCATACTGGCGCGGCGATGCCAACAAGCAACAACTGCAGCGCATTTACGGCACCGCCTGGGAAACCCCCGAGCAACTGCAAGAATACAAACGCCGCAAACAAGAAGCCCTCAAACGGGATCACCGTCGTTTGGGTAAAGAACTCGGCTTATTCATCTTTTCCGATGCCGTCGGCCCGGGACTGCCCTTGTGGACGGGGAAAGGGACGATCGTGCGATCGCTGCTCGAAAACTTCCTTAAAGAAGAACAACTCAAACGGGGCTATCAAGGGGTCGTCACCCCCCACATCGCCCGGGTAGACCTGTTCAAGCGATCGGGCCACTGGCAAAACTATCGAGAAGATATGTTTCCAATGATGGCCGAGGACGAGCAAGCCGCCGCCGCCGAGCAAGGCTTCGTCCTCAAACCAATGAACTGCCCCTTTCACATCCAAATCTATCAAAGCGAGTTGCACTCCTATCGCGACTTGCCGATCCGACTCGCCGAATTCGGCACCGTCTACCGCTACGAACAGTCCGGCGAACTCGGGGGCTTGACCCGGGTGCGCGGCTTTACCCAAGACGACTCCCATCTGTTCGTCACCCCAGAACAGTTAGAGTCGGAATTCCTCAACGTCGTCGATTTAATCCTGTCCGTCTTTAACAGCTTGCACTTGCAAAACTTTAAAGCGCGACTGAGTACTCGCGACCCCGAATCGGACAAGTATATCGGCGCCGACGAAGCCTGGGAAAAAGCCGAAAATGCCATCCGTCACGCCCTCCAAGCTCAGGGGATGGATTACTTTGAAGCCCCGGGAGAAGCGGCCTTTTACGGCCCGAAACTCGACTTTATTTTCCGCGACGCCCTCGAACGGGAGTGGCAGTTGGGAACGGTGCAAGTCGATTACAACTTGCCGGAACGCTTCGAGTTGGAATACGTCGCCGAAGATGGCACCCGTCGCCGTCCGGTGATGATTCACCGCGCGCCGTTCGGGTCCTTAGAACGCTTGATCGGGATTTTGATCGAGGAGTATGCCGGGGATTTCCCCTTGTGGTTGGCTCCGGTTCAAGTGCGCTTGTTGCCCGTCAGCGACCAGTTTTTAGGCTATGCCGAACAGGTGGTCGCTCGGATGCGTCAACGGGGCATTCGCGCCGAAGTCGATACCAGTGGCGAACGACTCGGCAAGTCGATCCGCAATGCGGAGAAACAGAAGGTTCCCGTGATGGCGATCGTGGGCGCGAAAGAGGTCGAGTCTGAAAGTTTGAGCATTCGGACTCGGGCTTCGGGAGAACTCGGCTCGATGAGTGCGAAGGATGTCATCGAGAAAGTAGAAGGGGCGATCGCCGATCGCACGAACTTCTAA
- the thrB gene encoding homoserine kinase, which produces MSRTSSVTVTVPATTANLGPGFDCIGAALTLYNHFKFSRLDRHPRRYDSEQSLEISVSGAEAHRVSTDESNLVYRSFLKLYDCLGHEPPPVAIEIDLGVPLARGLGSSATAIAGGLVAANALAGTPLTRAEIVQLAIEIERHPDNVVPALLGGCRLAAASTFGERSDLPRMWEICEIPWHPTIVPVVAIPTFELSTEKARGVLPEQYTRADAIFNTSHLGLLVRGLETGNGNWLRAAMQDRIHQPYREMLIPGYQAVRAAAIEAGAYGMAISGAGPTALALASIADAPAVAAAMSLTWKEYDIKAEARSLSLDSRGAMVKYGD; this is translated from the coding sequence ATGTCCCGCACCTCGTCTGTTACCGTAACTGTTCCGGCCACAACTGCGAATCTCGGTCCCGGGTTTGACTGCATTGGGGCGGCACTGACGCTCTACAATCACTTTAAGTTTTCTCGCCTCGACCGCCACCCCCGGCGCTACGATTCCGAGCAGTCTCTGGAAATTTCGGTCAGTGGTGCGGAAGCCCATCGGGTCAGTACGGATGAGAGCAATCTCGTTTATCGTTCGTTTCTCAAGTTGTACGACTGTCTCGGTCACGAACCTCCCCCAGTGGCGATCGAGATCGATTTGGGGGTTCCTTTAGCCAGAGGCTTGGGCAGTTCTGCCACGGCGATCGCCGGGGGTTTGGTCGCCGCCAACGCCTTGGCGGGAACGCCCCTCACCCGCGCCGAAATCGTCCAACTGGCGATCGAGATCGAACGCCATCCCGATAATGTGGTTCCCGCTTTGCTCGGCGGCTGTCGTCTGGCGGCGGCGAGTACCTTTGGCGAGCGATCGGACCTTCCCCGAATGTGGGAAATTTGCGAGATTCCCTGGCACCCGACGATCGTCCCGGTGGTCGCCATTCCCACTTTTGAACTCTCTACAGAAAAAGCCCGTGGGGTATTGCCGGAGCAGTATACCCGCGCCGATGCGATTTTCAATACCTCTCATTTAGGATTGCTCGTGCGCGGTTTGGAAACGGGTAACGGCAATTGGCTGCGCGCCGCCATGCAAGACCGCATCCACCAGCCCTATCGCGAAATGCTCATCCCCGGCTATCAAGCGGTACGCGCGGCGGCGATCGAGGCTGGGGCTTACGGCATGGCGATTAGCGGCGCCGGACCGACCGCATTAGCCCTCGCATCGATCGCCGATGCTCCCGCCGTCGCCGCCGCCATGAGTTTGACTTGGAAAGAATACGACATCAAAGCCGAAGCGCGATCGCTCTCCTTGGATAGTCGCGGCGCAATGGTCAAATATGGCGATTGA
- a CDS encoding A/G-specific adenine glycosylase, which yields MHGLDGVDDRGRSKPSKKLTESRASGRSPEGSPDAKTVRWFRKQLLKWGQTHRRDFPWRRSRDPYGIFVAECLLQKTEANHALPVYRAFMARYPTLAALGDASLEELSALLEPLGLRFRAPRLLDAARSILENEAHGGQLPDCETELLKLPGVGRYTARSILSQAFDRPLAVLDTNIARILERFFGVEGGRVKSRDALLWSLAQEVAPKREMGVWNLTLIDFGAAVCTAQKPRCSECILLKRCNFGELRVESLDFRG from the coding sequence GTGCATGGTCTGGATGGCGTTGACGATCGCGGGCGATCGAAGCCATCAAAAAAGTTGACAGAATCTCGGGCATCGGGGCGATCGCCCGAGGGTTCGCCCGATGCTAAAACTGTGCGATGGTTTCGCAAACAACTACTGAAGTGGGGGCAAACCCACAGGCGAGATTTTCCCTGGCGGCGATCGCGCGATCCCTATGGGATCTTCGTCGCCGAATGTTTGCTGCAAAAAACTGAAGCCAATCACGCCTTACCCGTTTATCGAGCGTTTATGGCTCGCTATCCCACCTTAGCCGCCCTTGGGGACGCTTCCCTGGAAGAGTTGAGCGCCTTACTCGAACCCCTCGGACTGCGATTTCGCGCCCCCCGTCTGCTCGATGCGGCGCGATCGATCTTGGAAAATGAAGCCCACGGCGGTCAACTGCCCGATTGCGAAACGGAATTGCTCAAATTGCCTGGAGTGGGTCGCTACACTGCCCGCTCGATCCTTTCGCAAGCCTTCGATCGCCCCCTCGCAGTCCTCGATACCAATATTGCACGCATTCTCGAACGCTTTTTCGGCGTCGAAGGCGGGCGGGTCAAGTCCCGAGATGCCCTGTTGTGGTCTCTCGCCCAGGAGGTAGCCCCAAAACGGGAGATGGGCGTCTGGAATCTGACCTTAATCGATTTTGGGGCGGCGGTCTGTACGGCGCAAAAGCCTCGTTGTTCGGAGTGCATTTTGCTGAAGCGATGCAACTTTGGGGAGTTGAGAGTTGAGAGTTTAGATTTTAGAGGGTAA
- the metX gene encoding homoserine O-acetyltransferase MetX — protein sequence MKYQWFISPNTQFCELPEPILLESGEMLGNVQVGYRTWGKLNAARDNAVVICHALTGWADADEWWEPLFGPGRAFDPEEDFIICSNVLGSCYGTTGPTSVNPATGCPYGPDFPRITIRDMVRVQAALLEVLGVEQIKLVVGGSLGGMQVLEWAILYADKVEAIASIAASGRHSAWCIGLSEAQRQAIYADPNWRGGLYTIDEPPAAGLAAARMMAMCTYRAWGSFEQRFSRTVQEDGRLAIASYLQHQGDKLVKRFDANTYITLTQAMDTHDLSRGLEDYYKVLARISQPASIVAIDSDLLYPPTEQQELATYMPNAELSWLHSPHGHDAFLIDMEELNAILVNFRHEQLKRNRSNSRVNGLAPVVRRSPFLF from the coding sequence ATGAAATACCAGTGGTTTATTTCCCCAAACACGCAATTTTGCGAACTTCCCGAACCGATTTTGCTCGAGTCGGGAGAAATGCTCGGCAACGTGCAAGTGGGTTACCGGACGTGGGGCAAACTGAACGCCGCACGGGATAATGCGGTGGTGATTTGCCATGCGTTAACCGGATGGGCCGATGCGGATGAGTGGTGGGAACCCTTGTTCGGACCGGGAAGGGCGTTTGACCCAGAAGAAGACTTCATCATTTGCAGCAACGTCTTGGGCAGTTGTTACGGGACGACCGGACCGACCTCAGTCAATCCGGCGACGGGATGCCCTTACGGCCCGGATTTTCCACGGATTACGATCCGGGATATGGTGCGGGTTCAGGCGGCGCTGTTGGAGGTACTCGGGGTCGAACAGATCAAGCTCGTGGTCGGCGGTTCCCTCGGCGGGATGCAAGTGTTGGAATGGGCGATTTTGTATGCGGATAAGGTAGAGGCGATCGCCTCGATTGCCGCATCGGGACGACATTCGGCGTGGTGTATCGGCTTGAGCGAAGCCCAACGACAGGCGATTTATGCCGATCCGAATTGGCGCGGGGGCTTGTACACGATTGACGAACCGCCTGCAGCCGGATTGGCGGCGGCCCGGATGATGGCGATGTGTACTTATCGCGCTTGGGGAAGTTTCGAGCAGCGTTTTTCCCGAACCGTGCAGGAAGACGGACGCTTGGCGATCGCCAGTTATTTGCAGCATCAAGGGGATAAACTGGTCAAACGCTTCGATGCCAATACTTACATTACCTTGACCCAGGCGATGGACACTCACGATCTCTCGCGCGGTTTGGAGGATTATTACAAGGTGTTGGCGCGGATTTCCCAACCCGCCTCGATTGTGGCGATCGATTCCGATTTGCTTTATCCGCCGACGGAACAACAAGAATTAGCGACTTATATGCCTAATGCTGAATTGAGCTGGTTGCATTCTCCTCACGGTCACGATGCGTTCTTGATCGATATGGAGGAACTCAATGCGATCTTGGTGAACTTTCGTCACGAGCAGTTAAAGCGCAATCGCTCCAACTCCCGTGTCAACGGATTGGCTCCCGTGGTACGGCGCTCACCTTTTTTGTTTTGA